A single genomic interval of Dehalococcoidia bacterium harbors:
- the tatA gene encoding twin-arginine translocase TatA/TatE family subunit, translating to MPFKLGPLELVLILVIVFIIFGAGKLPQIFGSVGKAIRSFREGSSGSEEEEVAEAKPRRKTKKATSKEV from the coding sequence ATGCCTTTCAAACTGGGACCACTGGAGCTAGTTCTTATCCTCGTCATCGTCTTCATCATCTTCGGCGCCGGCAAGCTGCCTCAGATATTCGGCTCCGTCGGCAAGGCCATCCGCAGCTTCCGCGAGGGCTCGAGCGGCTCCGAGGAAGAGGAAGTGGCGGAGGCCAAACCCCGCCGCAAGACCAAGAAAGCCACCAGTAAAGAAGTATAA